The following nucleotide sequence is from Microbulbifer sp. A4B17.
CAACCTCTACATTACCGATAGCAGCAACTTTGCCGCCGTAAATGAGGTAATGGCAGAGTTTTTCGAGGAACCTTACCCCGCAAGGGCGACCGTCGCCGTCAAGGAATTGCCGCTGGGAGCACTCTTTGAAGCTGAAGCGATTATGGTGACCTGAGCGAAAGAGTTACGCGGAAGGCAATTTGATAGGAGGGCTATCTAGCCCTCCGATTCCAGCAAAGCGCTGTAACCCACCTTGTAATCCGGATACTTTAATTCGTAGCCACTGGCCAGCATCAACTTGTTACTGAGTTTTTTCGAACGACGCTCACTGGTTTGCACAATCTCACGCAGATGTGCACTGGTATAGCCCATCGCTTTAACCAACCATTGCTGTAGCTCGTACATCGGCACAGGTTGACTATCTGCACCTATATAAAGTGGCTCAGGCCCCCATCCCTGCTTCTGCCTCTCGATCAGGTGCAATAAGAAACCGATGCAATCATCAACATGAATACGGTTACTGTATTGCGGCGGTTGAGGTGGGGCACAGCGGCCAGCGCGAACTTGCGACAGCAAACGATCGCGACCGGGTCCATAAATACCAGCAAAGCGCACAATGCAACTGTCTGGAATCGCATTGCGAATGAGTTCTTCGGCTGCCAGCAAACTATCTCCCTGAAAACCGCTGGGCAGAGGCAGCGTCTGCTCATCGATAAAATCGTCACCACTCTGGCCGTAGACCCGGGTAGAGGAGACCCATATTACCAAGCGCGGTGGGGTGGGAAGGCGTGGAACAACTTCAGCTATTGCCTTGGCAGTTTCCACATAGGCGCGATGGTATCCAGTTGGAGTATGTTCACCGGGAGTAAACGTGGCGAGGATGACATCCGCCCCCACAGACAACAAGCGCTCAATATCCTCTTTCTTGGTGGCATCCCCTCTACGCCAATTCACTACATCAGCGCGGCGTTTGCTCGCCAGAGCAACCAGGGGGTTGCGCCTCATTCCATAAACCGCATATTGCTTTCGGTCTATATGCAGTGCCAATCTCGCTCCGAGGTCACCACACCCAAGGATCCAAAGCTTTTCTTGTTGTGTCATAAAGTTCCCGGTGAGCAATCTCCGCTGCTCACCTTATTCCCTTGATTCAGTGCTATTCAATCCTAATGGAGGTGCTGTGATCATTCGGGCAAATATCATCATTTAAATTTTTATAATTTGCCGCCAAAACTCTACCCAACGCCTGACTAATTGCCACGCCTTTTGAACATGCGGTAGATCGCAAGGAAGATGATCGCACCAATCGTTGCCGTTATTATGTCGCCAATTCCAAAACCAGTCACTGGGCCGCCGAAACCAATCAGAGCGCCGAGCCACCCTCCAATGAAGGCACCGACAATGCCAATCACCATAGTGACTATCCAACCACCAGGATCTCTCCCGGGCATAATCCACTTTGCCAAGGCGCCAGCAATCAATCCGAGAATGACCCAGGATAGAACTCCCATGACATACCTCCTTTCAGTGTGCCCCTTACAGATATAGCAAAATTTTGCGCCTCAATCCCACATGAATTCCCAAAACTAGTAAATTTGCCCAATATTCACTTTCAGCTTACAGATTGAGACAGGGTATTGGCCAGCAGCAATTATTTATGAATAATTACTATTACTAGTGGCCATTTAATTGCCTTAACCATGACCCTGAATGAACTGCGCTATATCGTCACCCTTGCCCAGGAACAGCATTTTGGCCGTGCCGCAGAACGCTGTTATGTCAGCCAGCCAACACTCTCCATTGCGGTT
It contains:
- a CDS encoding sugar nucleotide-binding protein, whose product is MTQQEKLWILGCGDLGARLALHIDRKQYAVYGMRRNPLVALASKRRADVVNWRRGDATKKEDIERLLSVGADVILATFTPGEHTPTGYHRAYVETAKAIAEVVPRLPTPPRLVIWVSSTRVYGQSGDDFIDEQTLPLPSGFQGDSLLAAEELIRNAIPDSCIVRFAGIYGPGRDRLLSQVRAGRCAPPQPPQYSNRIHVDDCIGFLLHLIERQKQGWGPEPLYIGADSQPVPMYELQQWLVKAMGYTSAHLREIVQTSERRSKKLSNKLMLASGYELKYPDYKVGYSALLESEG
- a CDS encoding GlsB/YeaQ/YmgE family stress response membrane protein; its protein translation is MGVLSWVILGLIAGALAKWIMPGRDPGGWIVTMVIGIVGAFIGGWLGALIGFGGPVTGFGIGDIITATIGAIIFLAIYRMFKRRGN